The genomic region CGCGACGAACCCACTGCCGATCGTCGTGCCGTGCCACCGCGTACTGCGCAGCGACGGATCACTCGGCGGCTACGCCGGCGGACTCGAGATGAAGCGAGAATTGATCGAGCTTGAACGGAAACACACCGGGGGCGGCTAGTTGTAGGCAAGAACGATTCCTAAAGTTAGGTTAGCGTTCGGCGGTCGGGATAGGTGGGGTGGCAGCCAAAAGAGCGCACGCTAGAAATGCGGTCCCGACCACTGGTATGGAGAGCGGTCCAAAGTGGTCAAGTAGTACGCCGCCTATAGCTCCGGCTGCTGCGGTGCCTAGGTAAAGACCCGAAATGTTTAGCGCGACTGCAGTCATGGGAGCTTCCGGTGCTGCAGCGATCGTGCTTGCTTGCATCGGCGGATTGAGAGCCCAAGCGAAAAGAGCCCAAAAGCCCACTGCGGCAATGAAAAGCCACGTCGGAGGGGTAAAGCAGCCTAACAATGCGAGGATGCCGAGCGTTGCGGCATGGCCTCCCAGGACGGTTATGCGGGCTCTACGTGAGCCAATCTGGTCGGTAAGGTTCCCGCCAAGCAAGGCTGACCCCACTCCTACGAGCCCAACCACCAAGAGAATGAATGGGAGCAGTTCTTCGCTGCCCAAAATCCCCACAGTTATGGGGGCGAGGTAGCTGTAGAACATGAGACCGCCCGCGCCACAGAGGAAAATTGCAGCGACCATTCGAGCTACTTGCGGGTTCTTCAACGGAGCCAATTGATCGGTCACGCTTCTAGTTTCATCGTGAGGTAACTCGGGCATGCTCAGGTGGATAACTATCGCGGACATCAGAGAGACAGCACCAATCAAAATGAAAGTAGTGCGCCATGAGAAAACCGCGCCAAACCACGTACCCAATGGCACGCCGGTGAAAAGTGCGACGGTAAGTCCGGCGGTCACAATTGACAGGTACTTGCCTTGCTTGCCGTCAGGCGCGCCTTTGGCGGCAGCGGAGAATGCAGCCGTAGATACCGCTGCGGCTGACAAACCAGCAAGCACGCGCAGTGCGAGCAGTGTGGCCAGGGTAGTGGCGGCTGCGCATCCGAGATTCGCGGCAGCAAAGATCAATAGGCCAGCGAGAAGGGCCTTCTTGTGGCCGAATCGGTTGAGCCATACGGCTAGAACCGGAGCGCCGATGGCGAATGATGCTGCGAAGACTGTCACCAGTTGCCCAGCAGCACCAGGCGTGGTGTTCAGATCGGCGGCTACTAGATTGAGTACGCCTGCAATCACGAATTCATCAGTTCCAAGTGCGAGAGTCGCGATGAAAAGGGCAGTTAGCCAGGGAAGGGAAGAGGGCACAGGTGCTCCTTAGTTCTACCGAAGGTGAAAAGTTCGATGTTTGACAAACATCGAACAAGTTAGCAAGGTTTTCCCATGCTCGCTAGCCGGATAGAATTATTGAACTATGCGCGGGCGTTCTGATGATCAATCTCCGAATGTGGAGGACCTTTCTCTAACGCGTGTCTTGGCTGCCCTGTCTGACCCGTTGCGGCTGGGGATCGTTCAACTGCTTGCTGATGGTGAGGAACGGCAATGGGGCGAGATCGATGCCCCAGTCTCGAAATCCACTCTCAGCCACCATATGAAGACCCTGCGAAGTGCGGGTATAACACGTACCCGGGATGAAGGCACGCGCTGTTTTGTCCGACTTCGCAACGAGGATCTGGAGGATCGCTTTCCAGGACTCCTTCCGTCTCTCCTGGGGGTTGCGGACACTGATGCGATCGAAGTGGGATTGAAGTAGCACTTAAAGCACTTCGAACGAGAAACGCCGCGCGCAGCTAGCGTGGAGGCATGACTGCTCCCCAGACTTTCACTAAAACCGGAACTGGACCCCGCGCCGCTGAAGCTGAAGCGGCCTATTTGCGCTGGCTGCGGGAAGGGTCGAACGCTGTCGTCGAGGTTTACAGCGTCGATGTGGAGGCGAACACCCTGACTATCGAGGAGGTCGCGTCCGCACGGCCAACGCGTGAGGCTGCGCGCCGCGCCGGGGAGGAGCTCGCCGCGATCCACGCCATGGGTGCAGACGCCTTTGGCGCGCCTGCAGAGGGTTGGGATGGGCCGAACTATATTGGCCGCGCGCAGCAGGATTGCATCCCGGTGCCGCGCTGGGCGGAGTTCTTCACGGAGCAGCGCGTGCTGCCGTTCGCGGAAAAAGCCCACAAAGGCGGAACGCTGAGCGCCGATGGGCTGGAGACAGTGAAACGCGCGTGCGAGGCACTCGTCGCGGAGGATGAAGACGCCCCGCTCGCCCGCATCCACGGCGATCTGTGGGCGGGCAACCTGTTGTTCTCGCCGGACGGCCCGCGGTTCATCGACCCGGCGGCGCACGGCGGACACCCACTGACAGACATTGCGATGCTCGAGCTCTTTAGCGCTCCGTACGTTAGCGAGATCGCATCGGGCTACCTCGTCGCCGGCGGCGACCTCGGCCGCGACTGGGAGGCCCGCATCCCGATCCACCAGCTTCACCCGCTCGCGGTGCACTGCTACACGCACGGCGCGAGCTACGCCCGCCCGCTTATCGACGCCGCCGAGCGCACCCTCGACCTCACCCGTTAGGGGATTGAACTACTGGTTGTAGCTGCTAAAATCGCAATGTAATACACGTACTACAAACGAGGGTCTGCACCATGGGCGAGGTTGAACGCAAGCTCCAAGAGCTTCTCGCAGAACACCACCGTTCCCACACGGTGTCTATGCGTGAGTTGAACCAGCAAACACGCAGGGTGATCGATCGTGTGCAATCGGAGGGGGTTGCTTTGACCATCACAGACCGCAGCAAGCCGGTTGCGGAAATCCGGCCACTGAGCCAGCGAACCGGAATTGACCGGTTAGAGGACCTCGGACTGATCATGCAGAGGGGCGTACCCATGGAGATCAACTGGGAGCCCATTGAGGGAACCGGTTATTCGCTTGAGCAATTCCTCGAAGACCGCAAGGACAACCGCATTGACGCGGCGCTGAGTAGTGAATTCTAGTGGTGCGGTTTACGTAGACACGTCAGCGCTCATTCCGCTCGCCGTCTCCGAAGTGCATAGTGCGTGGGCGAAGCAAGTGCTCGACGATAAAGATCTCGTCAGTTCTGTGATCGGAAAAGTCGAACTCGCCCGTGTTCCCAAGAGAACGGAAGAGTTTGGCGCACAGATCCTCGGCCTTGCGGCGAAACTGAATCTCGTCGGTTTGAATAGCGAGGTCGTGGAATTTGCAGGGGCGATACCTGGTTTCCTGAAGGCGCTCGACGCTATTCATCTGGGGACCTGGCTTCTATTGCGTTCTCGTGAGTTCCACTGTGATTTCGTCACGGCAGATCGACAGTTAGCGCGTGCAGCCACGACTGTCGGTGCAACGGTCATCCATCCGTTTGGAAGCGAACTCTAGGTTCTCGGGGCGGGGGCGTCAACGCCACCACGTGTCGGCGGGACCGGGCGGAAGGTGGCGCTTGTGCTGGCCGACGGCCCAGAGGTGCTCGAGACGCTGCGCCGCATCGTCGGGAACCTGCTTCCCCTCGAGATAGTCGTCGATGTGGGGGTAGGTGATGCCGAGTGCTTCTTCGTCGGGAAGCGCAGGACGATCGTCCTCGAGATCGGCGGTGGGCACCTTTTCATAAAGGCGTTTGTCGGCCCCGAGGTGTTCCAGAAGCTGGGCGCCCTGGCGTTTGTTGAGGCCCGCGAGAGGGACGAGGTCGGCCGCCCCGTCGCCGAATTTGGTGAAAAAGCCGGTGACGTTTTCAGCCGCATGATCGGTGCCCACGACAAGGAGGCCGAGCTCGCCGGCGATCGCGTACTGGGCGATCATGCGCATGCGGGCTTTGACGTTGCCTTTGTTGAAGTCGGTCAGCTCGTCCCCGTCGAGTGCGGCGGCGACTGTCCTTGCCATCGCTGTCGTAGCCAGTTCGATGTCGACGGTGACACGGCGGTCAGGCTGGATGAAGTCCAACGCGAGCTGCGCGTCATCCTCGTCGGACTGCACACCGTGGGGGAGACGGACGGCGACGAACTGGCACTCGCTGGAGGGGTCGTTGGCACGGACCTTTTCCACGGCGAGCTGTGCGAGCCGTCCGGCGAGGGTGGAGTCCTGCCCGCCGGAGATCCCCAGCACGTAGCCGCGGGCACCAGTCACGGCGAGGTAATCGGCGAGGAAATCGACGCGGGCGGCGACTTCCTCCGCTGGATCGATAAAGGGCTTCACAGCCAGCGCGTTCACTATCTCTCGCTGCGTGTTCCGGTCGGAGTCTGACATGACAGCCATGGTAGCCGGGTGCACTATGTGGGGCATGACTTCAACTGAGGCTGTGTCCACCACGAGTTCTACAGCATCGGCGCAGCAGCGCAGGTACGTCCGTACAGTCGCCGCGATCGCGGCGTTCGGCGGGCTTCTTTTCGGTTATGACACCGGCGTGATGAGCGGCGCCTTGCTGTTCATCACGCCCGAGTTCGGCATGTCGCCCGCGCAGGAGGGCATGGTCACAGCGATGCTGCTCGTCGGCGCTGCACTCGGCGCTGTCAGCGGCGGGGCAGTGGCGGACAAGTTGGGCCGTCGTGTGACGCTCATTCTGGGCGGAGTGCTCTTCGTCGCCGGGTCGGTGTGGTGTGCGCTGGCGACGTCTCCGGAGATGCTCGGTACGGCCAGGGCATTCCTGGGTGTTGCAGTGGGTGCGGTATCGATTGTCACGCCGATGTACATCTCGGAAATGGTGCCGGCAGCGGTGCGTGGTCGGCTCGTGTCGCTCAACACGCTGATGATTGTGGTGGGGCAGTTGCTCGCGTACGTGGTCAATTCGCTTCTCGCACCGTCGGGCAGCTGGCAGCTCATGCTGGGTGCGGCGGCGGTGCCGGGCGCTGTCTTGGCTGTGGGCATGGTGTTCTTGCCGGACACGCCTGTCTGGCTGTCGCGGCATGGGCGTATCAGCGACGCCCGCGCCGTCGCCTCCCGCACCGGCATCGACACCGACGAACTCGCGCAGGCAACGCGCGAGGACGCGGAGGTGCGGGCAGCTCAGCAGGGCCAGTGGCGCACCTTGGCGGGGTCGAGGTGGATGCGCATGACGGTGCTCGTGGCCGCGCTGCTGGGTGTGACGCAGCAGATCTCCGGTGTCAATGCCATCGTCTACTTCGCTCCGACGATGATGAACAACGTCGGGGTGTCCACTCAGAACTCGGTGTACACCTCGATGGTGATTGGTTTGGTGTCTGTGGTGGCCTGTTACATCGGCCTGCAGCTAGTGGACAGGATCGGCAGGAAGCGGCTGCTGCTCGGCGGCCTGACGCTGAACGTGATCTTCCTGGTGCTGCTGGCGGTGGTGTACCGGGCGGCGGAGGCGAATACGTCGTTAGCAATGCTCGCGCTGGCGTTCATGGCGCTGTTCATTGCTTCCCAGCAAGCCGCGGTGTCGCCGACGACGTGGCTGCTCATCTCCGAGCTGGTGCCTCCACAGATCCGCGGCGTGGGAATGGGTGTGGCGGGTCTGGCGCTGTGGATGGCAAACTGGGCGGTGGCGCAGTTCTTCCTGCCGCTCGTGGATACCGTGGGGGCGACGGCGACGTTCGTGATGTTCGCGATGTGCGGTGTCGCGGCCGCCGGATTTGTCAAGGTCATGGTTCCGGAGACGGTGGGCCGTACCCTCGACAGTGTGGCTGGTGAGATGAAGCAGCGTTTTGGTGGTTAAGGGGCTGCTCGGGTAACATGGTCCCTCGTTGTGCGGCAGCGCCTGTCTGGGCGCGCCGTGATAAATAAAGGCACTCACGCAGAGCCTATTGTGTCAGCAGAGTCAACAAAGAAAGGAGCGCCCGATGAAGGTCCGCAAGTCGCTTCGGTCGCTGAAGAACAAGCCGGGCGCCCAGGTTGTGCGCCGCCACGGCAAGGTGTACGTGATCAACAAGAAGGATCCGCGTTTCAAGGCCCGTCAGGGTTAAGCGGTTCTTAGCGTCAGCGCCCCCGTCTTGCGTGCGAAAGCTCGCGGCGGGGGCGCTTTCCATTTTCCAAAGAATGTGAAATAAGTCACTTTTCCGGGAAAATTTCACCCATGTAAGCCATTCTGGACGCGTAAAACATTCCGGGGTAACTACATGTAGGTGATTTAGTGGCCGTATCCTGCAAATACCATGTTTGTAACTACTATATGTAGTAGTGGTTGCTTGTTTTTCCTACAACGTATAGTGTTTCAAAGTGTTCGCCCCCGGGATGTGAACAGCTGGTTGTTCCCCGGAAGCCAACAGGCCCAAGTGCCACGTTCAAAGCCGTGTAATCAGAGCAGTTTTCCCGAGCAGAAAAGAGTCGTCCCCGCCATGTCCATCACCCTCTACACCAAGCCCGCATGCGTGCAGTGCAACGCGACCAAGAAGGCCCTCGACCGTGCAGGTCTGAACTACACCACCGTGGATATCTCCCTGGATGACTCCGCCCGTGACTACGTGATGGCGCTGGGTTACCTGCAGGCCCCGGTCGTGGAAGTTGACGGTGACCACTGGTCCGGTTTCCGTCCGGACCGCATCCGCACCCTCGCCGAGGCTGCTGCCTAAGCTCGATTCCCACTGCCCGTTAAGCCGTCACCAGCTGGCGGCTTATCGTATGCCCGAAGATAGGTGAGTAGCGCATGCTGGTGGTTTATTTCTCCTCTACGACGGAGAACACGCACCGGTTTGTCGGCAAGCTGGGTTTGCCGGCGGCACGCATTCCGCTGCGCCGCACGCAGCAACCACTGACAGTGGAGAAGCCCTATGTCTTGGTTGTGCCGACGTATGGGGGAGGGGCGTCGATAAGCGAAGGGAACTCGCGCCCCGTGCCACCGCAAGTTATCCACTTTCTCAATGACCCGCACAATCGTGCTTTGTTGCGTGGTGTGATCGCGGGAGGCAACTCCAACTTCGGCCCTGATTTCGGCCGGGCAGGCGAGGTGATCTCCGCTAAGACGGGCGTGCCCTACCTCTACCGCTTCGAAATGATGGGCACCGAATACGACGTCACGCACGTGCGTGATTCTCTTATCGCCCACCGCGAGCGGCTCGGGTTGGGCCCGATGACATCCACGGAAAAAGATCGGCTCGACGAGCACGTGCAGACCCGCGTCGACGACAGCGCGCGGCGGCTGGCACAGTTGCGCAAGCGCTACCAAACGGTGTGAAAACAGACTTCACAACTTCATAGCTGTACCTCTCCTATAAACGCTCCATGAACTCCCGCACAAGAAAGGCCCGACTACAGTGACCGCCACAACGGGAAAGACCGTCGCTGAGCCCGTCGACACGGCAGATCAGCTCGACTACCACGCGCTCAACGCGCTGCTGAACCTTTATGACGAGAACGGCCACATCCAGTTCGACAAAGACCGTGAGGCCGCGAACCAGTTCTTCCTCCAGCACGTCAACCAGAACACCGTCTACTTCCACGACCTGGAAGAAAAGATGAACTACCTGGTGGAAAACAAGTACTACGAGCCGGACGTCATCAAGGCCTACGACTGGGACTTTGTGAAGTCCACGTTCAAGCGGGCGTACGCCTTCAAGTTCCGCTTCCAGTCCTTCCTCGGCGCGTACAAGTACTACACTTCCTACACGCTGAAGACCTTCGACGGCCGCCGCTACCTGGAGCGTTTCGAGGACCGCGTGGCCATGACCGCACTGTTCCTCGCCGACGGCAACGAGGAGATCGCCTCCGCGCTTGTCGACGAAATTATGACCGGCCGGTTCCAGCCCGCCACCCCCACCTTCCTCAATGCGGGTAAGGCACAGCGCGGCGAGCTGGTGTCCTGCTTCCTGCTGCGCATCGAGGACAACATGGAGTCCATCGGCCGCGCCATCAACTCCTCCCTGCAGCTA from Corynebacterium genitalium ATCC 33030 harbors:
- a CDS encoding fructosamine kinase family protein; the protein is MTAPQTFTKTGTGPRAAEAEAAYLRWLREGSNAVVEVYSVDVEANTLTIEEVASARPTREAARRAGEELAAIHAMGADAFGAPAEGWDGPNYIGRAQQDCIPVPRWAEFFTEQRVLPFAEKAHKGGTLSADGLETVKRACEALVAEDEDAPLARIHGDLWAGNLLFSPDGPRFIDPAAHGGHPLTDIAMLELFSAPYVSEIASGYLVAGGDLGRDWEARIPIHQLHPLAVHCYTHGASYARPLIDAAERTLDLTR
- the nrdH gene encoding glutaredoxin-like protein NrdH yields the protein MSITLYTKPACVQCNATKKALDRAGLNYTTVDISLDDSARDYVMALGYLQAPVVEVDGDHWSGFRPDRIRTLAEAAA
- the ykgO gene encoding type B 50S ribosomal protein L36 gives rise to the protein MKVRKSLRSLKNKPGAQVVRRHGKVYVINKKDPRFKARQG
- a CDS encoding sugar porter family MFS transporter; protein product: MTSTEAVSTTSSTASAQQRRYVRTVAAIAAFGGLLFGYDTGVMSGALLFITPEFGMSPAQEGMVTAMLLVGAALGAVSGGAVADKLGRRVTLILGGVLFVAGSVWCALATSPEMLGTARAFLGVAVGAVSIVTPMYISEMVPAAVRGRLVSLNTLMIVVGQLLAYVVNSLLAPSGSWQLMLGAAAVPGAVLAVGMVFLPDTPVWLSRHGRISDARAVASRTGIDTDELAQATREDAEVRAAQQGQWRTLAGSRWMRMTVLVAALLGVTQQISGVNAIVYFAPTMMNNVGVSTQNSVYTSMVIGLVSVVACYIGLQLVDRIGRKRLLLGGLTLNVIFLVLLAVVYRAAEANTSLAMLALAFMALFIASQQAAVSPTTWLLISELVPPQIRGVGMGVAGLALWMANWAVAQFFLPLVDTVGATATFVMFAMCGVAAAGFVKVMVPETVGRTLDSVAGEMKQRFGG
- a CDS encoding ArsR/SmtB family transcription factor — encoded protein: MRGRSDDQSPNVEDLSLTRVLAALSDPLRLGIVQLLADGEERQWGEIDAPVSKSTLSHHMKTLRSAGITRTRDEGTRCFVRLRNEDLEDRFPGLLPSLLGVADTDAIEVGLK
- the nrdI gene encoding class Ib ribonucleoside-diphosphate reductase assembly flavoprotein NrdI encodes the protein MLVVYFSSTTENTHRFVGKLGLPAARIPLRRTQQPLTVEKPYVLVVPTYGGGASISEGNSRPVPPQVIHFLNDPHNRALLRGVIAGGNSNFGPDFGRAGEVISAKTGVPYLYRFEMMGTEYDVTHVRDSLIAHRERLGLGPMTSTEKDRLDEHVQTRVDDSARRLAQLRKRYQTV
- a CDS encoding type II toxin-antitoxin system Phd/YefM family antitoxin, which codes for MGEVERKLQELLAEHHRSHTVSMRELNQQTRRVIDRVQSEGVALTITDRSKPVAEIRPLSQRTGIDRLEDLGLIMQRGVPMEINWEPIEGTGYSLEQFLEDRKDNRIDAALSSEF
- the nadE gene encoding ammonia-dependent NAD(+) synthetase, yielding MAVMSDSDRNTQREIVNALAVKPFIDPAEEVAARVDFLADYLAVTGARGYVLGISGGQDSTLAGRLAQLAVEKVRANDPSSECQFVAVRLPHGVQSDEDDAQLALDFIQPDRRVTVDIELATTAMARTVAAALDGDELTDFNKGNVKARMRMIAQYAIAGELGLLVVGTDHAAENVTGFFTKFGDGAADLVPLAGLNKRQGAQLLEHLGADKRLYEKVPTADLEDDRPALPDEEALGITYPHIDDYLEGKQVPDDAAQRLEHLWAVGQHKRHLPPGPADTWWR
- a CDS encoding type II toxin-antitoxin system VapC family toxin, whose product is MNSSGAVYVDTSALIPLAVSEVHSAWAKQVLDDKDLVSSVIGKVELARVPKRTEEFGAQILGLAAKLNLVGLNSEVVEFAGAIPGFLKALDAIHLGTWLLLRSREFHCDFVTADRQLARAATTVGATVIHPFGSEL
- a CDS encoding MFS transporter, which codes for MPSSLPWLTALFIATLALGTDEFVIAGVLNLVAADLNTTPGAAGQLVTVFAASFAIGAPVLAVWLNRFGHKKALLAGLLIFAAANLGCAAATTLATLLALRVLAGLSAAAVSTAAFSAAAKGAPDGKQGKYLSIVTAGLTVALFTGVPLGTWFGAVFSWRTTFILIGAVSLMSAIVIHLSMPELPHDETRSVTDQLAPLKNPQVARMVAAIFLCGAGGLMFYSYLAPITVGILGSEELLPFILLVVGLVGVGSALLGGNLTDQIGSRRARITVLGGHAATLGILALLGCFTPPTWLFIAAVGFWALFAWALNPPMQASTIAAAPEAPMTAVALNISGLYLGTAAAGAIGGVLLDHFGPLSIPVVGTAFLACALLAATPPIPTAER